One Nonomuraea angiospora DNA segment encodes these proteins:
- a CDS encoding cytochrome P450, with protein sequence MSEPVTLPLYMRRNAFDPDPELAAARDRDGVRREKSPFGLDVWMVSRFADVREVLGDSGRFSNAQRNVFRAPGMPEVSPEEIERLRAGNLLAFDPPEHTRLRRMLTPEFTMRRMRRLEPRIRDIVTEHLDAMEAAGPPADLVSAFALPVPSLVICELLGVPYADRGDFQRRTGKMLDVSLPVRERAAAQLESRAYMAELVARTRAEPGEDLLGMLVREHGDDLSTDELAGIASLLLLAGHETTSNMLGIGTLALLRHPGQLELLRREPERINAAVEELLRWLSIVHTGTFKVATTDTELAGQPIAAGDLVMCALPAANRDPAYIADPDRLDIGRGDMGHVAFGHGVHHCLGAPLARMEMQIAFPALFERFPGLREAGEPAEFRAFNVVYGLRSFLVAW encoded by the coding sequence ATGAGCGAGCCTGTAACCCTGCCCCTGTACATGCGCCGGAACGCGTTCGACCCGGATCCCGAGCTCGCGGCGGCGCGCGACAGGGACGGTGTCCGGCGGGAGAAGTCGCCGTTCGGCCTCGACGTCTGGATGGTCAGCCGCTTCGCCGACGTCAGGGAGGTGCTCGGGGACTCCGGGCGCTTCAGCAACGCCCAGCGCAACGTCTTCAGGGCCCCCGGCATGCCGGAGGTGAGCCCCGAGGAGATCGAGCGGCTGCGGGCGGGCAACCTGCTCGCCTTCGACCCTCCCGAGCACACCCGGCTGCGCCGGATGCTGACGCCCGAGTTCACCATGCGCAGGATGCGCCGCCTGGAGCCGCGCATCAGGGACATCGTCACCGAGCACCTCGACGCCATGGAGGCCGCCGGGCCGCCCGCCGACCTGGTCTCGGCCTTCGCCCTGCCGGTCCCGTCCCTGGTGATCTGCGAGCTGCTCGGCGTCCCGTACGCCGACCGGGGCGACTTCCAGCGCCGTACCGGGAAGATGCTCGACGTCTCGCTGCCCGTGCGGGAGCGGGCCGCGGCCCAGCTCGAGTCGCGCGCCTACATGGCCGAGCTGGTCGCCCGCACCCGGGCCGAGCCGGGCGAGGACCTGCTCGGCATGCTCGTACGCGAGCACGGCGACGACCTGAGCACCGACGAGCTGGCCGGCATCGCCTCGCTGCTCCTGCTGGCCGGCCACGAGACCACCTCCAACATGCTCGGCATCGGCACCCTGGCCCTGCTGCGCCACCCCGGACAGCTGGAGCTCCTCAGGCGGGAGCCCGAGCGGATCAACGCCGCGGTGGAGGAGCTGCTGCGCTGGCTCAGCATCGTCCACACGGGCACGTTCAAGGTCGCCACGACCGACACCGAGCTGGCCGGGCAGCCGATCGCGGCGGGTGACCTGGTGATGTGCGCCCTGCCCGCGGCCAACCGCGACCCGGCCTACATCGCCGACCCCGACCGGCTCGACATCGGCCGCGGCGACATGGGGCACGTGGCCTTCGGCCATGGCGTGCACCACTGCCTGGGCGCGCCGCTGGCCCGGATGGAGATGCAGATCGCCTTCCCCGCCCTCTTCGAGCGCTTCCCCGGCCTGCGCGAGGCCGGGGAGCCGGCCGAGTTCCGCGCCTTCAACGTGGTGTACGGGCTGCGCTCGTTCCTGGTGGCCTGGTAA
- a CDS encoding class I SAM-dependent methyltransferase, with the protein MALLSHLDRFNKRHPWSHNDHYGGWVAGQVAASGAGHVLDVGCGTGNLAALLRRRAATVTGLEPDPATARAAAERFADDPAVTIVQTDFAGRDPRRRWDAVTLVAVLHHLPLVPTLRELRGCLAPGGRLVVVGCYREAGPADLLAALPAMVANPIMGLVRHPARADVPPLHMTAPTAEAQETLADIRAAAAQELPGARVRRRLFWRYTLVYDAPAEV; encoded by the coding sequence ATGGCGCTGCTGTCTCACCTTGACCGTTTCAACAAGCGGCATCCGTGGAGCCACAACGACCACTACGGCGGCTGGGTCGCCGGACAGGTGGCCGCGTCCGGGGCCGGTCACGTCCTTGACGTCGGGTGCGGAACGGGCAACCTCGCCGCCCTGCTCCGTCGCCGCGCCGCCACCGTCACCGGGCTCGAACCCGACCCCGCGACCGCCCGCGCCGCGGCGGAGCGCTTCGCCGACGACCCTGCGGTCACCATCGTCCAGACCGATTTCGCCGGGCGCGACCCGCGGCGGCGCTGGGACGCCGTCACTCTCGTCGCTGTCCTGCACCATCTGCCGCTGGTGCCCACGCTGCGCGAACTGCGCGGCTGCCTGGCCCCGGGCGGGCGTCTCGTGGTCGTCGGCTGTTACCGCGAGGCGGGACCCGCCGATCTGCTCGCAGCGCTGCCTGCCATGGTGGCCAACCCGATCATGGGGCTGGTCAGGCACCCTGCCCGCGCCGACGTGCCGCCCCTGCACATGACGGCGCCCACCGCCGAGGCGCAGGAGACGCTGGCCGACATCAGGGCCGCGGCCGCGCAGGAGTTGCCCGGCGCTCGGGTCCGGCGTCGCCTGTTCTGGCGGTACACCCTGGTCTATGACGCCCCCGCCGAGGTCTGA
- a CDS encoding alpha/beta fold hydrolase has product MVIEGFTYHRVPVADGVSLSAAVAGEGSPIVLLHGFPQTHLMWRHVAADLAADHTVICPDLRGYGASDKPAETEPGTYAKRTMAADVVALARAFGHERFALAGHDRGALVAFRAGLDHPAAISHLACLDVLPTADMWDVMRGASAAVGFHLYLMAQPPGLPEAMIAACPDVFFGHFLDAWTGDAQAIPAEVRAAYLEASREAIPSIVADYRASAGIDAEHDRADREAGRRLEMPVTVLQQDWGAALGYDAAALWRAWAPRLRHLTVGHGHFMAEEAPAEVAKALRELLAG; this is encoded by the coding sequence GTGGTCATCGAAGGCTTCACCTATCACCGCGTCCCCGTCGCCGACGGCGTGTCGCTGAGTGCGGCCGTCGCGGGGGAGGGCAGCCCGATCGTGCTGCTGCACGGCTTCCCGCAGACGCACCTCATGTGGCGGCACGTCGCCGCCGACCTGGCCGCCGACCACACGGTCATCTGCCCCGACCTGCGGGGGTACGGCGCCAGCGACAAACCCGCCGAGACCGAGCCCGGCACCTACGCCAAGCGGACCATGGCCGCCGACGTCGTGGCGCTGGCCCGCGCGTTCGGGCACGAGCGGTTCGCCCTGGCCGGGCACGACCGAGGCGCCCTGGTGGCCTTCCGCGCCGGGCTCGACCATCCGGCGGCGATCAGCCACCTGGCCTGCCTGGACGTGCTGCCGACCGCGGACATGTGGGACGTGATGCGCGGGGCCTCGGCGGCGGTCGGCTTCCACCTCTACCTGATGGCGCAGCCGCCCGGGCTGCCCGAGGCGATGATCGCGGCCTGCCCGGACGTGTTCTTCGGCCATTTCCTCGACGCCTGGACGGGCGACGCGCAGGCGATCCCCGCCGAGGTACGTGCCGCGTACCTGGAGGCCTCCCGCGAGGCGATCCCCTCGATCGTGGCCGACTACCGCGCCTCGGCCGGCATCGACGCCGAGCACGACCGGGCCGATCGGGAGGCGGGCAGGCGCCTGGAGATGCCGGTGACGGTGCTGCAGCAGGACTGGGGCGCCGCCCTCGGCTACGACGCGGCGGCGCTGTGGCGGGCGTGGGCCCCTCGGCTGCGGCACCTCACCGTCGGTCACGGCCACTTCATGGCCGAGGAGGCGCCTGCCGAGGTCGCCAAAGCCCTGCGGGAGTTGCTCGCCGGCTGA
- a CDS encoding BTAD domain-containing putative transcriptional regulator — protein MRVTFGVLGPVAAWDDAGDAIALKGPRHRAVLARLIVARRRVVPVAHLVTDLWEDPPPDAVGALRTFVAALRRALEPQRPPRSPARLLVTEGPGYALRAEPDAVDAWRFERAVTATGPPEDVLPRIEEALGWWRGPAYANFSDEPWSRTERSRLTELRLHAVERHAEARLDLGLAGEAVPDLDAHVAEHPWREEGWRLLALALYRTGRQGDALAVLRRARELLVEHLGVDPGPGLSRLEADILHHAPHLAPGSPGPADTVWARAAAAYDRSVPSGARARLESTVGLMRDLAVTGGGGLRAAREHRVAAIAAAEELGDVELTARVIGAYDVPAIWTRLDDPEQASHVIAAAERTLAALPPSTPIPLPPDAATTAPPDTPTALPPDTATTRPPSIPNSAPSLPPGMAAPPAGTAAVPEHATASSQGTAAAPTNGARSPLGPRDAVRARLLATIALESRGANAPRGPVAAREAELLARRLDDPGLLAFALNGVFMQTFHRTGLAPRRDAIGAELIALSARHGLATYEVLGHLIRLQARSALADFAGADTHAAAADHLAARHELPLVGVFTQWYRALRLDATGQAPPQEAEAAYRSAAARLDGAGMPGLEHGLLPLALLCLRLRHNSPTSADDSADFGPYEPWTRPLVLLRLGHRREAAAKLRDVPDPPRDLLLEAMWCLVARAAAAVGDRETMARARAALAPAAAELAGAGSGLLTLGPVSQHLALLR, from the coding sequence GTGCGGGTGACGTTCGGCGTGCTGGGGCCGGTGGCGGCGTGGGACGACGCGGGGGACGCGATCGCCTTGAAGGGGCCGCGCCATCGCGCGGTGCTGGCCCGGCTCATCGTCGCGCGGCGGCGCGTCGTACCGGTCGCCCACCTCGTGACGGACCTGTGGGAGGACCCGCCGCCGGACGCGGTGGGCGCGCTGCGCACGTTCGTGGCGGCGCTGCGCCGAGCGCTGGAGCCGCAGCGCCCTCCCAGGTCGCCGGCCCGGCTGCTGGTCACCGAGGGGCCGGGGTACGCGTTGCGCGCCGAGCCGGACGCGGTGGACGCCTGGCGCTTCGAACGGGCGGTGACCGCCACGGGGCCGCCGGAGGACGTGCTTCCCCGGATCGAGGAGGCGCTGGGGTGGTGGCGCGGGCCCGCCTACGCCAACTTCTCCGACGAGCCCTGGAGCCGAACCGAACGCTCCCGGCTGACGGAGCTACGCCTGCACGCCGTCGAACGCCACGCCGAGGCCCGCCTGGACCTGGGACTGGCCGGGGAGGCGGTCCCCGACCTGGACGCGCACGTCGCCGAACACCCTTGGCGGGAGGAGGGCTGGCGGCTGCTGGCCCTGGCCCTGTACCGTACCGGCCGCCAGGGCGACGCGCTCGCGGTGCTGCGCCGGGCGCGCGAGCTGCTGGTCGAGCACCTGGGCGTGGACCCCGGCCCCGGGCTGAGCCGCCTGGAGGCGGACATCCTCCACCACGCCCCTCACCTCGCCCCCGGCAGTCCAGGCCCGGCGGACACGGTGTGGGCGCGGGCCGCCGCCGCCTACGACCGCAGCGTGCCATCGGGTGCGCGCGCCCGGCTGGAGTCGACGGTGGGGCTGATGCGCGACCTCGCGGTGACGGGCGGCGGCGGCCTGCGGGCGGCCCGCGAACACCGGGTGGCGGCCATCGCGGCGGCCGAGGAACTGGGGGACGTGGAGCTGACGGCCCGCGTCATCGGCGCCTACGACGTACCCGCGATCTGGACCCGGCTCGACGACCCCGAGCAGGCGAGCCACGTGATCGCAGCCGCCGAACGCACCCTCGCCGCCCTCCCACCGAGCACTCCCATCCCCCTCCCACCAGACGCCGCCACCACCGCCCCACCGGACACCCCAACGGCCCTCCCACCGGATACCGCCACCACCCGGCCACCGAGCATCCCCAACTCAGCTCCCTCCCTCCCACCGGGCATGGCCGCTCCCCCGGCGGGCACGGCTGCCGTCCCCGAGCATGCGACTGCGTCCTCACAGGGCACCGCTGCCGCCCCCACTAATGGGGCACGTTCCCCGCTGGGGCCTCGTGACGCGGTGCGCGCCCGCCTGCTGGCCACCATCGCGCTGGAATCCCGCGGCGCGAACGCGCCCCGAGGCCCCGTCGCCGCCAGGGAGGCGGAGCTGCTCGCCCGCCGCCTCGACGACCCGGGCCTGCTGGCGTTCGCGCTCAACGGCGTCTTCATGCAGACGTTCCACCGTACGGGCCTGGCGCCCCGCCGGGACGCCATCGGCGCCGAGCTGATCGCGCTGTCGGCCCGGCACGGCCTTGCCACCTACGAGGTCCTCGGCCACCTCATCCGCCTCCAAGCCCGCAGCGCGCTCGCGGACTTCGCCGGAGCCGACACCCACGCGGCCGCCGCCGATCACCTGGCCGCGCGGCACGAGCTGCCGCTGGTGGGCGTGTTCACCCAGTGGTATCGGGCACTGCGCCTCGACGCGACCGGCCAGGCCCCGCCGCAGGAGGCCGAGGCGGCCTACCGGTCCGCCGCCGCCCGGCTGGACGGCGCCGGCATGCCCGGCCTGGAACACGGCCTCCTACCGCTCGCCCTCCTGTGCCTGCGCCTGCGCCACAACTCGCCCACATCGGCCGACGACAGCGCCGACTTCGGCCCCTACGAGCCGTGGACCCGCCCGCTGGTCCTGCTCAGGCTCGGACACCGCCGCGAGGCCGCGGCGAAGCTGCGCGACGTACCCGACCCGCCGCGCGACCTGCTCCTGGAGGCCATGTGGTGCCTGGTGGCGCGAGCCGCCGCCGCAGTGGGCGACAGGGAGACGATGGCGCGCGCCCGCGCCGCGCTCGCACCCGCGGCGGCGGAGCTGGCCGGAGCAGGCAGCGGCCTCCTCACCCTGGGGCCGGTCTCCCAGCACCTCGCTCTCCTCCGCTGA
- a CDS encoding TetR/AcrR family transcriptional regulator: MHEQGQRADALRNSDKIVRAAIAVLRESGPALSLDEIARRAGIGIATVYRRFGDRDGVIRAAFQTYFAEEIEPLALAARDADDAGSALTEALAATVDTLADHHGLLRAARESGAFTVDIAERFMGPLSTVLARAQREGRVRADLVVRDLAAIVVMALATVHPGDPGHADPRRYLALLLSGVRPSSGELPAPACPSVRLQKPH, translated from the coding sequence GTGCACGAGCAGGGACAGCGGGCCGACGCGCTGCGTAACTCAGACAAGATCGTCCGGGCCGCGATCGCGGTCCTTCGCGAGAGCGGCCCGGCGCTGTCCCTCGACGAGATCGCCCGGCGCGCCGGGATCGGGATCGCGACCGTCTACCGGAGGTTCGGCGACCGGGACGGGGTGATCAGGGCCGCGTTCCAGACGTACTTCGCCGAGGAGATCGAGCCGCTCGCCCTGGCCGCCCGCGACGCCGACGACGCCGGGAGCGCGCTGACCGAGGCGCTGGCGGCCACCGTGGACACCCTGGCCGACCATCACGGGCTGCTGCGGGCGGCCCGGGAGTCGGGCGCGTTCACGGTCGACATCGCCGAGCGGTTCATGGGGCCGCTGAGCACCGTGCTGGCCAGGGCGCAGCGGGAGGGGCGGGTGCGGGCGGACCTGGTGGTGCGCGATCTGGCGGCGATCGTGGTGATGGCCCTGGCGACCGTGCACCCGGGCGACCCCGGGCACGCCGATCCGCGCCGCTACCTGGCCCTGCTGCTGTCCGGGGTGCGGCCCTCGTCCGGCGAGCTGCCCGCCCCCGCCTGCCCGTCCGTACGCCTCCAGAAGCCTCACTGA